A single window of Candidatus Baltobacteraceae bacterium DNA harbors:
- a CDS encoding M56 family metallopeptidase, with the protein MMTIVAQAALFISGALFDSLWEGALIVGLVWLGLRCLPRLGAATRYAIWLCALAALVLVPLATVSVPASPQRSAPASIAAPAGVSAPSALTNLPDVALPAAPSIETPQAPRIPVSQKLAITFALVWVLVAFARGALLAFNLFQLSTLRRKARVWSLTHDYPVLLSERARVPFAMGFLRPAVILPASLVEEQSLDALDAIVMHETSHLRRNDVWTNALARILEAFVALNPAAWFVLNRLATEREIACDDWVVARLGAGDVFARTLAAMANRAGTRAPFAAPSAVGSRHSLVARIERLLDARPRSLRLSLSALGGTLMLFALIAIVLQSVSPVLAYAPSPLPAQLQLASGCASPNRGIRMMMEIDRTASVERYWVGPADPSKYVRRLGASHIATVDLTVDAAGVVRKLAVVSAPSIPGLVEMIARTFMHETYEPALHDCAAITSTLRMSAYVGARGNPRDQTLSMVTPSYPAGWRALHPTSCKVPNVLHTGVPAFPASLRNESSTLTASVRVHVDAAGSVTGAAVVTPSGNASLDDAVLATARAEKYPMTETSGFKPVRPSHTSLAWNRAHGSTVYSKCDPLPSDYLWTTTATRDTSPLVAPLWSRAGSR; encoded by the coding sequence ATGATGACGATCGTAGCGCAGGCGGCGCTCTTTATTTCCGGTGCGTTGTTCGACAGCCTATGGGAAGGCGCGCTGATCGTCGGCCTCGTGTGGCTGGGCCTGCGCTGCTTGCCGCGACTCGGCGCGGCGACGCGCTACGCGATTTGGCTGTGCGCGCTGGCAGCGCTCGTGCTCGTTCCGCTGGCGACGGTCTCGGTGCCCGCATCGCCACAGCGTTCCGCCCCCGCGAGCATCGCGGCTCCGGCCGGGGTTTCCGCTCCGTCCGCGCTCACAAACCTACCCGACGTTGCGCTGCCTGCTGCGCCGTCGATCGAAACGCCGCAAGCGCCGCGCATCCCTGTCTCGCAGAAGCTCGCAATCACGTTCGCGCTCGTCTGGGTGCTCGTGGCGTTCGCACGAGGCGCTCTTCTCGCGTTCAATCTTTTCCAGCTTTCAACGCTTCGGCGCAAAGCGCGAGTCTGGTCTTTGACGCACGATTACCCGGTCTTGCTCTCCGAGCGCGCCCGCGTTCCGTTCGCCATGGGCTTCCTGCGTCCGGCCGTCATCCTGCCCGCCTCGCTCGTGGAAGAGCAGTCGCTCGACGCTCTGGACGCGATCGTCATGCACGAAACGTCGCATCTGCGGCGCAACGACGTGTGGACGAATGCGCTCGCGCGAATTCTCGAAGCGTTTGTTGCGCTTAACCCGGCTGCGTGGTTCGTTTTGAACCGGCTCGCGACGGAGCGCGAGATCGCATGCGACGACTGGGTCGTCGCGCGACTCGGCGCGGGAGACGTGTTCGCGCGGACTTTAGCGGCCATGGCGAACCGCGCGGGTACCCGCGCTCCGTTCGCCGCCCCGAGCGCCGTCGGCTCGCGTCACTCCCTCGTCGCGCGAATCGAACGCCTCCTCGACGCTAGGCCCCGAAGTCTTCGCCTCTCGCTTTCCGCCCTAGGAGGTACGCTGATGCTGTTCGCCCTCATCGCGATCGTTCTTCAATCGGTCTCTCCGGTGCTCGCGTATGCACCGTCGCCGCTACCGGCGCAGCTCCAACTCGCGAGCGGTTGTGCGTCACCGAATCGCGGAATTCGAATGATGATGGAAATCGACCGCACGGCGAGCGTTGAAAGGTATTGGGTTGGACCGGCCGATCCGAGCAAATACGTGCGGCGGCTAGGAGCCTCCCACATTGCGACCGTCGACCTGACGGTGGATGCAGCCGGGGTGGTGCGCAAGCTCGCGGTCGTTTCGGCACCTTCCATTCCCGGCCTTGTGGAAATGATCGCGCGCACGTTCATGCACGAAACGTACGAGCCGGCCTTGCACGACTGCGCCGCCATTACCTCGACGCTCCGAATGAGCGCGTACGTTGGAGCGCGCGGCAACCCGCGCGACCAAACGCTCTCGATGGTCACTCCGTCGTATCCAGCCGGCTGGAGAGCGCTCCACCCGACATCGTGCAAGGTGCCGAATGTGCTTCACACCGGCGTCCCGGCGTTTCCGGCATCGCTGCGAAATGAGTCGAGCACCTTGACCGCATCGGTTCGCGTGCACGTCGATGCCGCCGGTTCCGTAACGGGCGCGGCCGTCGTGACGCCGAGCGGAAATGCGTCTCTCGACGATGCGGTGCTGGCGACCGCGCGCGCCGAGAAATATCCGATGACGGAGACTTCGGGATTCAAGCCGGTTCGTCCGAGTCACACGTCGCTTGCGTGGAATCGTGCTCATGGATCCACGGTGTACTCGAAGTGCGATCCGTTGCCGTCCGACTATCTGTGGACGACGACCGCCACGCGCGATACCTCGCCTCTCGTCGCTCCGCTGTGGTCCCGGGCTGGTTCTCGGTAG
- a CDS encoding BlaI/MecI/CopY family transcriptional regulator encodes MPRKKALVLTDHELRLMDALWAKGRATVSEVTSALAPPPLAYNTVLSTMRTLEQKGYVAHEETGRAFTYRPLVERSDAAKSAVSHVLSRFFQNSPNALAVSLLDDVPLRDADRKAIRELLERKPKGRK; translated from the coding sequence ATGCCGCGTAAGAAGGCTCTGGTGCTCACCGATCACGAGTTGCGATTGATGGACGCGCTCTGGGCCAAGGGCCGAGCGACCGTTTCCGAGGTTACATCGGCGCTGGCGCCGCCGCCGTTGGCGTACAACACCGTGCTTTCTACAATGCGGACGCTCGAACAAAAGGGCTACGTCGCCCATGAAGAGACCGGCCGCGCCTTCACCTATCGTCCCCTCGTCGAGCGAAGCGACGCCGCGAAATCCGCCGTGAGTCATGTGCTGTCGCGGTTCTTTCAGAATTCTCCGAACGCGCTCGCCGTCAGCCTGCTCGACGACGTTCCATTGCGCGACGCCGATCGCAAAGCGATTCGCGAATTGCTCGAGCGCAAACCGAAGGGACGGAAATGA
- a CDS encoding ArsI/CadI family heavy metal resistance metalloenzyme — MKTHLNLATTDLAKSVEFYSTLLDATPAKLLGDYALFITEQPGLELALDLRESVSPTLDAHYGVYVETDGDVERAITRLQSAGLASSIEREETCCYANQTKVWATDPEGRRWEVYTVHEDTEERDNEETTCCTSDTEAQRSCCVQ, encoded by the coding sequence GTGAAGACCCACCTGAACCTTGCGACCACTGACCTCGCCAAAAGCGTGGAGTTCTACTCCACGTTACTCGACGCAACCCCGGCAAAACTTCTGGGAGACTACGCACTCTTCATCACCGAGCAACCGGGCCTCGAACTCGCCCTTGATTTGCGAGAATCCGTTTCCCCGACGCTCGATGCGCACTACGGCGTGTATGTCGAAACGGATGGCGACGTCGAACGCGCTATCACGCGCCTGCAGTCGGCGGGTCTTGCCTCGTCCATCGAGCGTGAAGAGACGTGCTGCTACGCCAATCAAACCAAAGTCTGGGCGACCGATCCGGAAGGCCGGCGTTGGGAGGTCTACACCGTTCACGAAGATACGGAAGAACGGGATAACGAGGAAACCACTTGCTGCACGAGCGACACCGAAGCGCAACGTTCATGCTGCGTCCAATAA